The following proteins are encoded in a genomic region of Vidua macroura isolate BioBank_ID:100142 chromosome 10, ASM2450914v1, whole genome shotgun sequence:
- the COPS7B gene encoding COP9 signalosome complex subunit 7b, with protein sequence MAGEQKPSCNLLEQFILLAKGTSGSALTALINQVLEAPGVYVFGELLELTNVKELAEGSNAAYFQLLNLFAYGTYRDYVANKDNLPELTATQKNKLKHLTIVSLASRMKCIPYSVLLKDLDMRNLRELEDLIIEAVYTDIIQGKLDQRNQVLEVDFCIGRDIQKKDISNIVKTLQEWCDGCEAVLLGIEQQVLRANQYKENHHRTQQQVEMEVTNIKKTLKATASSSAQEMEQQLVERECPPHTEQRQPTKKMSKVKGLVSGRH encoded by the exons ATGGCAGGAGAACAGAAGCCGTCCTGCAATCTTCTAGAGCAGTTCATTTTACTAGCCAAAGGAACAAGTGGCTCAGCTCTGACTGCTCTTATAAATCAAGTGCTGGAAGCTCCTGGGGTTTATGTCTTTGGAGAGCTGTTGGAGTTAACAAATGTGAAAGAG CTTGCTGAGGGGTCTAATGCTGCttatttccagctgctgaacCTGTTTGCTTATGGAACTTACCGGGACTATGTAG CAAACAAAGATAACCTGCCTGAATTAACAGCGACTCAGAAAAACAAGCTGAAACACTTGACGATCGTAAGCCTGGCTTCCCGAATGAAG TGCATTCCCTATTCTGTGTTGCTGAAGGACCTGGATATGAGGaatctgagggagctggaagaTCTCATTATTGAAGCGGTTTACACAGATATTATCCAAGGGAAGTTGGATCAACGAAACCAGGTGTTAGAGGTGGATTTTTGTATTGGCAGAGACATTCAGAAGAAGGACATCAGTAACATTGTCAAAACACTCCAGGAATG GTGTGATGGCTGTGAAGCAGTTCTTTTAGGAATTGAGCAGCAAGTACTTAGAGCCAACCAGTACAAAGAGAACCACCACCGAACTCAGCAGCAGGTAGAGATGGAG GTCacaaacataaagaaaacattaaaagctACAGCCTCGTCGTCGGCACAGGAGATGGAACAGCAGCTGGTAGAGCGAGAGTGCCCTCCACACACAGAACAAAGGCAGCCCACAAAGAAGATGTCCAAAGTCAAAGGGCTGGTCTCCGGCCGTCACTAG